A genomic window from Diospyros lotus cultivar Yz01 chromosome 2, ASM1463336v1, whole genome shotgun sequence includes:
- the LOC127795819 gene encoding uncharacterized protein LOC127795819, translating to MALSLFVVVCILHSAIALTTGVLMVFFMEEIYTFTHGTVAAKKMLGSTPEAQLLIRTSDSFSGLLLFAIGLLLFMVAFVKDRDFQSFFAKGCVLLHVSMAIWRFNFERRVEDLAWDWLRQIVGDILLALSWVFFLVYSWKVKYD from the coding sequence ATGGCTTTATCGCTCTTCGTCGTGGTCTGCATCCTCCACTCGGCGATCGCCCTGACCACGGGCGTTCTGATGGTGTTCTTCATGGAGGAGATCTACACCTTCACGCACGGCACGGTGGCGGCCAAGAAGATGCTTGGCTCGACGCCGGAGGCCCAGCTCCTGATCCGAACCTCCGATTCGTTCTCCGGCTTGCTACTGTTCGCGATCGGGTTGCTCCTCTTTATGGTGGCCTTCGTTAAGGACCGAGATTTCCAGAGCTTCTTCGCCAAGGGGTGTGTGTTGCTTCACGTTTCCATGGCGATTTGGAGGTTTAATTTCGAGAGGAGGGTCGAGGATTTGGCTTGGGATTGGCTCAGGCAAATTGTCGGCGACATCTTGCTTGCTCTTTCGTGGGTTTTCTTTCTTGTCTATTCTTGGAAAGTTAAGTATGACTAA